A window of Pseudomonas denitrificans (nom. rej.) genomic DNA:
AAAGACCTGCGCGCCACCGGCCGCGTCCACATGGTGCTCTGATGGGCGAAACGCTGGGCTTTCGTGAGCTGGGTATCCTTCCTTACGAGCCGACCTGGCACGCCATGCAGCGCTTCACCGCCGAGCGCGAACCCGTCACGCCCGACGAAGTCTGGCTGCTCGAACACGAGCGCGTGTTCACCCAGGGCCAGGCCGGCAAGGCCGAGCACGTGCTGTTCCCTGGCGACATCCCGGTGGTCCAGGTCGACCGCGGCGGCCAGGTGACTTACCACGGCCCCGGCCAGCTGGTTGCCTACCTGATGCTCGACGTGCGCCGCTCCGGCATTGGCGTGCGCGACCTGGTTTCGCGCATCGAGCAGAGCCTCATCGGCCTTCTCGACAGTTACGGCGTCACCGCTGTGTCCAAACCCGACGCTCCGGGCGTCTATGTGGACGGCGCGAAGATCGCATCCCTCGGCCTGCGCATCCGCAACGGCCGCTCCTTCCATGGCCTGGCCCTCAACGTGGACATGGACCTGGAACCCTTTCGACGCATCAATCCCTGCGGTTACGCAGGCATGGCCATGACCCAGCTGAGTCAGCTGGCCGGCCCCATCGCATTGGCCGATGTGCGCGAGCGCCTGCGTGGCGAACTCGTCGAACGCCTTGGCTACGCGGCACAGAAGACCCTAACGGGCGGGATCCAACCTAGATGAGCACTGTTGTGGAGAATTCCGGCCAGGCTGCTCCGGCCGCCAAGCCGGGCAAGGTGGAAGTCGGCGTCAAGCTGCGTGGCGCAGAGAAGGTCGCGCGCATTCCGGTGAAGATCATCCCCACCGACGAACTGCCGAAGAAGCCCGACTGGATTCGCGTGCGCATCCCCGTCTCCCCAGAGGTCGACCGCATCAAGCAACTGCTGCGCAAGCACAAGCTGCACAGCGTCTGCGAGGAAGCCTCCTGCCCGAACCTGGGCGAGTGCTTCTCCGGCGGCACCGCGACCTTCATGATCATGGGCGACATCTGCACCCGTCGCTGCCCGTTCTGCGACGTCGGCCACGGCCGCCCGAAGCCGCTGGATGTCGATGAGCCGACCAACCTCGCCATCGCCATTGCCGACCTGCGCCTGAAGTACGTGGTGATCACCTCGGTGGACCGCGACGATCTGCGTGACGGTGGCGCCCAGCACTTCGCCGACTGCCTGCGCGAAATCCGCAAGCTGTCCCCCGGCGTACAACTGGAGACCCTGGTCCCGGATTACCGTGGCCGTATGGACATCGCCCTGGAAATCACCGCCAACGAGCCGCCGGACGTGTTCAACCACAACCTGGAAACCGTGCCGCGCCTGTACAAGTCGTCCCGTCCGGGCTCCGACTTCGAGTGGTCGCTCGACCTGCTGCAGAAGTTCAAGCAGATGGTCCCGCACGTACCGACCAAGTCCGGCCTGATGCTCGGCTTGGGCGAGACCGACGAGGAAGTCATCGAAGTCATGCACCGCATGCGCGAGCACGACATCGACATGCTGACCCTCGGCCAGTACCTGCAGCCCTCGCGCAACCACCTGCCGGTGCAGCGCTTCGTCCACCCTGACACCTTCGCCTGGTTCGCCGAGGAAGGCGAGAAGATGGGCTTCAAGAACGTCGCCTCCGGCCCGCTGGTACGCTCCTCGTATCACGCCGACCAGCAGGCCCACGGTACCAAGATCGGCTGACCTGCGCCGGCATCGCCGGCCGCTATGCGTCCTCCAGAAGGCCGCTTCCGCAAGGAAGCGGCCTTTCTTTTTGGCGCGATGATTCTCCGACGAGTTGCCGGCCCGCGGCATCCTGGTGCTAGCCCTGGTCCACAGGTGATTCTCCCTTGATGCGTCGGCATTTGCGACGAAGGTGCTTAAGTCCTACGGACTTTTCCTATTGATCCAATGAGAAACGCGGGGAGGTGAATGTTCTATTGGGTAGGAAGACGGAATGGTGGAGGGCGGCCAGGGGATAGGGCTGCGCCTGTGTTGAGAAGATTCCCATGATCAGGGGCGGGTTGCCTGACTGCGAAGCGAGTATCACGCGAAGCAAAATTCACATCGACGCTAGCCATTGAAAAGACCTGGCAGCGGAGGCCGCGACGGGGACAGGCAGCGATGCCTGGTATGCGGCTCAACATCGATCGTTAGGCGGCCCCCCGACCACCCTAAATTCTGCAGAGTGAACCCAATGAAAAAGCTGCTCGTAGCTGCAATCCTTTCTTCCGCATCGGTGGGCGCATTTGCCTACGACGCACAAGTCAACTTCAACGGCGAAGTGCTGGACCAGACCTGCACCATCAACGGTAAGAGCGACGGTTCCGCAGTCGTGACCGTTACCCTGCCGAAGGTCAACAAGAGTGCCCTGGCTGGTGCGGAAAGCTGGGCTGGCAACACGCCATTCCAGTTCAAGCTGAGCGACTGCCCGGTTCAGGCCACCAAGGCCAAATGGGAACTGCGTGGCGAGGTTGATGCCGCGGGCACCCTGAAGAATACCGTTGCTGGCACCAACGCCACCGTGCGCCTGATTGACCCGTCCAACAACTACATCAACATCCAGACCGATGCCGGCTACTCCTTCACCCCGGCCGCAGACGGCAGCGCCACTCTCAACTACATGGCCCAGTACTACTCCAAGGCCGGTTCGGCTACCGCCGGTGTCCTGCAAACTGTTGGCTACTGGACCCTGACCTACTGATCAGGCCTGCCGCCCTATCGGCGGTAGTGGCTAGTCGCAACATCCGGAGGGGGAGGGTAACCCCCTTCCCTTTCCCTTCGGTTTTCAAAGGTGTTGAAGTAATGGCAAGTCTGACTTCCAAATCCCTGTGGTTCGCCGTCTGCCTTGGGATGGGCATGCTCTGCTCCAGCCTGGCGAATGCGGGCATCGTCATCCAGGGCTCGCGCGTCGTCTACCCGGCAAAAGAACGCGAAGTAACGGTCAAGATGAACAATATGTCCGACCAACCTTCGCTGGTTCAGGCCTGGGTGGACAAGGGCAACGATAAGCTGACGGCCGACAAGGCCGACGGCCCCTTCCTGATTACTCCTCCTATCGCCCGTGTCGAAGCCAAGAAAGGCCAGGCGCTGCGCCTGATTTATACCGGCGATGATGCTGCCTCGAAGAAGCAGGAGACCGTTTTCTGGTTGAACGTCCTTGATGTTCCACCCATGCCCAAGGATCAGGATTCCAACTTCCTGCAGGTGGCCGTACGGTCGCGGCTGAAGATCTTCTATCGTCCGGAGGGCCTTGTCGGTACTCCTATCGAAACAGCGAAGAACCTCCATTGGACGCTGGTGCAATCAGGGGCTGGCTACGCGCTTCGGGTCAAGAACGACGGTGCGTTCCACGTCTCGTTGGTAACCGTTGATCTGGCAGGCGGCCCCAAGTCGTTCACGGTCAAGCCCGAAGACCTCCCGCTGGTGACGCCCAACAGTAGTGTGGACATTCCGCTGCGAGGGGTCACGTCGCTACAGGGTGCCGGTGCCAAGGTGGTTTACCAGTGGGTCAGTGACTATGGCTCGCTGAATAAACAGGAAGCCGCACTCTAGTTACGAGTGTCAACTGGCGGCACCGTATCCGCGGTCGGGCTGCCACTGCGCCTATTTCATTCCTGCATGTCCTTCCCGGGGCAGGGGTGACGTCGTCCGCGGTAAATGGATGAATACAGAGAAGATCATGGACACAATGCAAGGCAGGCTCCCTTCACATCATCGGCGTTCGCGACTGGCGATCGCGGTGGCGTCTTCCGTGACTCCGTCGGTCTCCATGGCCTGTGGTCTGCTGCTCGCCACGGTCCTCATGTCGGGTAGCGCATCGCTCCAGGCGGAGGAGCAAGCGGCTCCTGAAACCTCGGCAGCCAAGGGGGCCTCGCCGAGCTTTGCTGCGTTCAACCCGAGCTTCTTTGACAATGACGGCGCGGCACCGGGGGTCGATGTGTCCCGTTTCGAGAACGGCACGCCGGTGACGCCGGGGGAATACCGGCTGGATGTTTACGTCAATGACAGCTGGGTAGGTCGCATGCCGGTTCGAGCCGTGGCGGACAGTTCCGTCAGGAATGCGGCATCGCACTATTGCCTCAAGGCTCCGCAGTTCCGTGAGCTAGGCGTGGATATCGAGAAGTTGCCGCCCGAGAACCAGAAGCTGATCGTAGGCGACTGCGTTGATTTCGGCGCCGCCGTGCCCGACGGCAAGATCGATGTCGACCTGTCCGAACTGACTGCGCATGTATCGATCCCGCAGCTCTATGTCGGCCGCCCCCTGCGTGGTTACGTTGACCCGTCGCAATGGGATCGCGGCGTCACAGCTGGCTTCCTGAACTACAACACCAACCTGTACAAGACGGACAGTCACGGCAGCGACTCCACTCAGGGGTTCGCAGGCATCAACGCAGGCGTCAACCTGGCGGATTGGCGTGTCCGCTACAACGGGAGCTACAACCGCTCCAAGTCCGACGGTAGCCCGACCCAGAGTAATTACCGGTCACTCAGTACCTACGCACAGCGGGACGTCACGGCGTTGAAGTCACAGCTCACTGTTGGCGAATACTATTCCCCCAGCGACCTGTTCGACTCCGTGCCCTATACCGGCGTGCAACTGGCCAGTGATGATCGGATGCTGCCTGACTCCCAGCGTGGCTTCGCCCCGAGTATCCGAGGGATCGCCGAAAGCAACGCTCGAGTGCAGGTCAAGCAGGGCAACAACGTTATCTACGAAACGAGCGTCGCTCCCGGACCGTTCGAGATCAACGACCTGTACAACACCGGTTATGCGGGTGACCTGACGGTGGAAGTCACTGAGGCCGACGGCCGTGTGAAGTCCTTCCTGGTTCCCTACGCCTCCATCACCCAGTTGGTACGTCCTGGTGTGACGCGCTACAGCGCGACGGCTGGCAAATACCGTGACGACACGCTCGACCGCGAGCCGAACTTCGCCCAGGGTACCTACCAGTATGGCGTGAGTAACCTGATGACTGTCTATGGTGGCGGCATCCTGGCGAACACCTATCAGTCCGGGCAGGGCGGCCTGGCGTTCAGTACGCCGATGGGGGCGCTGGCGGGGGATGTGACAGTGTCCCGCGCTACCGATCTGCCCATGGATCGATACGGCATCAAGCGCGACATGAATGGCCAGAGCTATCGGCTGACCTATAGCAAGCTGCTCGAAGCGACCGCTACCAACATGACCATCGCGGCTTACCGCTTCAACAGCGAGAACTACCTGAGCCTGCAGGATTACGCCCAGGTTTGGGGACGTCTTGATCCGCAGTATCAGTTCGACCGGCAACGCAACCGCTTCCAGCTCACGCTCAACCAGCCGGTGGGAGAACAGAGCTCCTTCTATATCAACGGGTCGAAGCAGGATTACTGGAACCGCAGCGGTACTGACACCAGCTATCAGGCTGGCTACAGCACTGGCTTCAACTGGGGGTCTCTGGGGTAAGCGCCTCGCGTACCAACAACCAGTATGGCGACTACCAGAACACCTACATGGTCAACGTCAACGTGCCGATTGGCGCCGAAAGCGGCCGGCCGCTGACCCTCACCACCAACGTGTCCGCCACTGACGACAAGAACAACAGCGTCCAGACCACCCTTAGCGGAACAGCGGGGGAAGAGCGTGAGGTCAGCTACGCCGTGTTCGGCTCGGGCAACAAGGTGGACGGAGACCGCACCTACAACGGCGGCGCCAAC
This region includes:
- the lipA gene encoding lipoyl synthase, whose amino-acid sequence is MSTVVENSGQAAPAAKPGKVEVGVKLRGAEKVARIPVKIIPTDELPKKPDWIRVRIPVSPEVDRIKQLLRKHKLHSVCEEASCPNLGECFSGGTATFMIMGDICTRRCPFCDVGHGRPKPLDVDEPTNLAIAIADLRLKYVVITSVDRDDLRDGGAQHFADCLREIRKLSPGVQLETLVPDYRGRMDIALEITANEPPDVFNHNLETVPRLYKSSRPGSDFEWSLDLLQKFKQMVPHVPTKSGLMLGLGETDEEVIEVMHRMREHDIDMLTLGQYLQPSRNHLPVQRFVHPDTFAWFAEEGEKMGFKNVASGPLVRSSYHADQQAHGTKIG
- a CDS encoding fimbrial protein, producing MKKLLVAAILSSASVGAFAYDAQVNFNGEVLDQTCTINGKSDGSAVVTVTLPKVNKSALAGAESWAGNTPFQFKLSDCPVQATKAKWELRGEVDAAGTLKNTVAGTNATVRLIDPSNNYINIQTDAGYSFTPAADGSATLNYMAQYYSKAGSATAGVLQTVGYWTLTY
- the lipB gene encoding lipoyl(octanoyl) transferase LipB, whose translation is MGETLGFRELGILPYEPTWHAMQRFTAEREPVTPDEVWLLEHERVFTQGQAGKAEHVLFPGDIPVVQVDRGGQVTYHGPGQLVAYLMLDVRRSGIGVRDLVSRIEQSLIGLLDSYGVTAVSKPDAPGVYVDGAKIASLGLRIRNGRSFHGLALNVDMDLEPFRRINPCGYAGMAMTQLSQLAGPIALADVRERLRGELVERLGYAAQKTLTGGIQPR
- a CDS encoding fimbrial biogenesis chaperone; this encodes MASLTSKSLWFAVCLGMGMLCSSLANAGIVIQGSRVVYPAKEREVTVKMNNMSDQPSLVQAWVDKGNDKLTADKADGPFLITPPIARVEAKKGQALRLIYTGDDAASKKQETVFWLNVLDVPPMPKDQDSNFLQVAVRSRLKIFYRPEGLVGTPIETAKNLHWTLVQSGAGYALRVKNDGAFHVSLVTVDLAGGPKSFTVKPEDLPLVTPNSSVDIPLRGVTSLQGAGAKVVYQWVSDYGSLNKQEAAL
- a CDS encoding fimbria/pilus outer membrane usher protein, which codes for MDTMQGRLPSHHRRSRLAIAVASSVTPSVSMACGLLLATVLMSGSASLQAEEQAAPETSAAKGASPSFAAFNPSFFDNDGAAPGVDVSRFENGTPVTPGEYRLDVYVNDSWVGRMPVRAVADSSVRNAASHYCLKAPQFRELGVDIEKLPPENQKLIVGDCVDFGAAVPDGKIDVDLSELTAHVSIPQLYVGRPLRGYVDPSQWDRGVTAGFLNYNTNLYKTDSHGSDSTQGFAGINAGVNLADWRVRYNGSYNRSKSDGSPTQSNYRSLSTYAQRDVTALKSQLTVGEYYSPSDLFDSVPYTGVQLASDDRMLPDSQRGFAPSIRGIAESNARVQVKQGNNVIYETSVAPGPFEINDLYNTGYAGDLTVEVTEADGRVKSFLVPYASITQLVRPGVTRYSATAGKYRDDTLDREPNFAQGTYQYGVSNLMTVYGGGILANTYQSGQGGLAFSTPMGALAGDVTVSRATDLPMDRYGIKRDMNGQSYRLTYSKLLEATATNMTIAAYRFNSENYLSLQDYAQVWGRLDPQYQFDRQRNRFQLTLNQPVGEQSSFYINGSKQDYWNRSGTDTSYQAGYSTGFNWGSLG